TCGCTTTCTCATATTGAAACGTCACTTTTTAAATGTTTTAACTCAATAATTCTAGAGTTATTCATATTCGAAGGTCGATATCAAGCAAAAACATACTATTTTTATTAAAAAGTTATATAAGCATAATATATCTATTTTTAAGGATCTGCAAAATTATTTATTTTATTCAGTAAAACTGATAAATTCATTTGTTCTTTCGTTGTCAGGTTACTAAGCGCTTCAACAGAAATATCTTTTCTTGAGTCAAAGTTTTCATAAAACCGGCTGAAAAGTGATACTAATTTCTCGGTCTTTTCGGGGGAAGACCGGTCTTTCTCTATATTCTTAGTCTTATCAATAGTTTTAGAGAGTGGTTCATTTTTATTTCTTGTATTTTTTCTGTACTTTATTTTGATGAACTGACGTAAAAGATCGACTGATCCGCGTGTGATCTCTTGCTCTGGATTATTAATCCAGTCAATTACGATTTCGGGTGATTCTTTAAAGGCATAGACAAGTTTATTGATAATTATCGTATCTCGGACTCTGCCAGAATCTAATAATGCTGCAATTGGGTTTGGCAAATCTAACAACATGGAATGTTGTGAAACGAACGCAGTAGACTTACCGATCATCTTGGCAACGTCCCCGTTCTTAAACCCCTTGGAATATTGATAGCCTATAAAATTAGCGATTTCTCTTGGGGTTAAGTTGTCTCGCTGTAAATTTTCAATGACTTGGTCAACGTTGGAATAGTCTGTGTCAATAAATGCAGGGATTGTTCTCTTCTGGGCGAGTATGGATGCTCGATACCGCCTCGCACCATGATTGATGATAAAGCGTCCTTCCGATTGCGGATTGGGATGTACTGATATCGGGGTTTTTACACCGCGAAGCCGGATGGTATCTGCAAGTTCTCGTAAAGTAACAGGGTCAAACTCTGTGCGCGGCTGGTCAGGGTCTTCGTCAATCAGACTTAGATCAATTTCTAATGAGTCAGCTGTGACAAATTTATTTTTTTTTGTCTCTTTAGTAGCATTTTTCATTGCATAAGCTATTAATCTTTAATTAGATTACCTAAATCTATTTGGAATTTATAATGAACGCAGAGCGGTATATCAACTATCTTTAAGTATATATTAACTAAAGTTAAATGTAATACGGGCCACTTATTGCATCATGCTTCAAAAAATTAACACTTAAGCTGCTTAGAAAATACCAATACAGCCAATTGAAAAAAGCTGATCAAAGGAGGCAGTCGGCTTGTACAACCAAATATTCCTTACAAATATAGCTCGGATACTGGATGAGCTAAAAATGACCAAACTAGAGTTAGCTGAAAAAGCTGGTATCTCGGTCACCTTTTTATCGGGCGTGACCCTGGACAGAGCAAATCCGTCACTGAGGATCATGGAAGCGATTGCAAATGCCTTGCAAACGCCACTTCCTATTCTTTTGGAGCAAACGACGCTCTCCGAAGAAGATATGAATGAACTAAGGAAAAGCGAAGCTCCTCGCTCCAGCTTGCCCAAGGGATTAGTACACGCTTGTGGAGTGCTTACCGAGTATCAAGCCTACCAAGTCAGTCTCTGGAATGCCGAAAACCAAAAACGAGTCTCAAAGAACAGGAAATTAAAGATTAAATAAAAGAAATATGTTGCTTATATTTTTTATTCATTATATTGTGATATTTATTCCGCATAATGGTGAGCAAAAAATATGCAAGCGCAACTGTCAGATACAGATGTTAATGGTACAAATTTGAAAGAACGCGCCAGGGCAAAGCTGGCGCGGGACATGGGATCATTATTAGTTGCTGCATTAGGTGATCCCAAAACAGTTGAGATCATGGTCAATGCTGATGGCCGAATCTGGCAAGAAAAGCTGGGTGAAGCGATGGCATGTATCGGTAATCTACGACCTGCCCAAACTGAAGCAATTATCAAAACAGTGGCTGGCTATCACAGCAAAGAAATCACTCGATTAAAACCCATCATAGAAGGTGAGTTTCCACTCGATAACTCACGTTTCGCCGGTCAACTCCCGCCCATTGTCACCTCACCAACCTTTGCTATCCGTAAGAAAGCCATTGCGATATTCACGTTAGAACAGTACGTGGAGCAGGGCATCGTGACGGAAAAGCAATATCAGAAAATTAAATCAGCCATTGCAGATCACCGCAATATCCTCGTCGTGGGTGGCACGGGTTCGGGTAAAACCACCCTGGTTAATGCAATCATTAATGAGATGGTCATACAGGACCCATCAGAACGTATTTTCATCATTGAAGATACCGGCGAGATTCAATGCGCCGCTGAAAACTGTGTGCAATATCACACCACATTGGATGTATCGATGACCCAGCTGCTTAAAACGACCTTGCGTATGCGTCCGGATCGAATATTGGTCGGGGAGGTGCGGGGAGAAGAAGCCCTGGATTTACTCGATGCCTGGAATACAGGGCATGAAGGCGGTGCAGCAACACTTCACGCCAACGACGCATTATCTGGTTTAACCAGACTTGAATCCCTGATTACAAGACACAAGTCAGCACCAAAGGCTATTCAGCCGCTCATCGGAGATGCGGTGCATCTGGTTGTGCATGTGTCGCGTACACCAACCGGTCGTCGCGTCCAGGAAGTTTTAGAAGTAAATGGTTACAAACGAGGCAGTTACCGCATCCAGAAAATTTAATCAGTATCAAAGGAATTTTAAATGAACTATGCACTTTCACCAGTAAGCCTTAAATTATCGGTTCTTAACGCCTCACTGAT
Above is a window of Nitrosomonas sp. DNA encoding:
- a CDS encoding ParB/RepB/Spo0J family partition protein, producing MKNATKETKKNKFVTADSLEIDLSLIDEDPDQPRTEFDPVTLRELADTIRLRGVKTPISVHPNPQSEGRFIINHGARRYRASILAQKRTIPAFIDTDYSNVDQVIENLQRDNLTPREIANFIGYQYSKGFKNGDVAKMIGKSTAFVSQHSMLLDLPNPIAALLDSGRVRDTIIINKLVYAFKESPEIVIDWINNPEQEITRGSVDLLRQFIKIKYRKNTRNKNEPLSKTIDKTKNIEKDRSSPEKTEKLVSLFSRFYENFDSRKDISVEALSNLTTKEQMNLSVLLNKINNFADP
- a CDS encoding helix-turn-helix domain-containing protein; translated protein: MYNQIFLTNIARILDELKMTKLELAEKAGISVTFLSGVTLDRANPSLRIMEAIANALQTPLPILLEQTTLSEEDMNELRKSEAPRSSLPKGLVHACGVLTEYQAYQVSLWNAENQKRVSKNRKLKIK
- the trbB gene encoding P-type conjugative transfer ATPase TrbB, coding for MQAQLSDTDVNGTNLKERARAKLARDMGSLLVAALGDPKTVEIMVNADGRIWQEKLGEAMACIGNLRPAQTEAIIKTVAGYHSKEITRLKPIIEGEFPLDNSRFAGQLPPIVTSPTFAIRKKAIAIFTLEQYVEQGIVTEKQYQKIKSAIADHRNILVVGGTGSGKTTLVNAIINEMVIQDPSERIFIIEDTGEIQCAAENCVQYHTTLDVSMTQLLKTTLRMRPDRILVGEVRGEEALDLLDAWNTGHEGGAATLHANDALSGLTRLESLITRHKSAPKAIQPLIGDAVHLVVHVSRTPTGRRVQEVLEVNGYKRGSYRIQKI